A region from the Vicia villosa cultivar HV-30 ecotype Madison, WI linkage group LG3, Vvil1.0, whole genome shotgun sequence genome encodes:
- the LOC131659075 gene encoding uncharacterized protein LOC131659075 translates to MANIVTVDKKTTKHTFSCSFYREDITPLVRLSTRVTGQNLDEFRKTYGHILLMLTTRIDEWGLYTLLQFYDSELRCFTFQDYQLAPTLEEYAHILQIKVQHKDNWKPNGGTHGFYVKFLMREAETLADKEKWKEFNALLAVMIYGLVMFPNIPNFVDLTAICLFMDQNPVPTLLADTYYAIHSRYGKKGSVGGCLPILYEWFSSHLPKSGAFVTTRDSQKWPQRIMGLTANDIVWYHLRTDIEQVITRCGSFGNVPLIGTKGVINYNPKLALRQLGFILKDKPLDKEIFESVCFEKGTDPDGLEKVRSAWNKIHTEDRTTLGGKNAIAKKAYTEWVEERVKERLLPFPKVSPLYEQPPEILTATVPAEEYNQVHVENIRLREKGEDAKIKYFLVDQKRAELAHERVAIKKKLEEEITQRLAVETQLKGSHLRSARLTEENAKLRNQIAEMESTSEKNTLPDCKGCERLVAHCDMLDGQLFRKDVVIQSFVKGRDREVTKKMFDETKKWSDEHFKQGGPLFYTKMD, encoded by the exons ATGGCTAACATTGTGACCGTCGACAAAAAGACTACGAAGCATACCTTCTCTTGCAGTTTCTACCGTGAGGATATAACACCTTTGGTCCGATTGAGCACCCGAGTTACTGGGCAAAATTTGGATGAATTCAGAAAGACTTATGGCCACATTCTGCTTATGTTAACTACTCGTATTGATGAGTGGGGTCTCTACACTCTTCTTCAGTTTTATGATTCTGAGCTGCGTTGCTTTACCTTTCAAGATTACCAACTAGCCCCTACCCTCGAAGAGTATGCACACATTCTTCAAATCAAAGTTCAACATAAG gataactggaagcctaatggtgggaCCCATGGATTCTATGTGAAATTTCTGATGAGGGAAGCTGAAACCCTTGCTGATAAGGAAAAgtggaaagaattcaatgctctccTGGCCGTCATGATCTATGGATTAGTGATGTTCCCGAATATTCCAAATTTTGTTGATCTCACTGCCATTTGTCTCTTCATGGATCAAAATCCTGTACCCACTCTGTTGGCCGACACTTATTATGCCATCCATTCTAGGTATGGAAAAAAGGGATCAGTTGGGGGTTGTTTGCCAATACTGTACGAATGGTTTTCTTCACATTTGCCTAAAAGCGGAGCGTTTGTCACTACAAGAGATTCACAGAAGTGGCCCCAAAGGATTATGGGACTTACTGCAAATGATATTGTTTGGTATCACCTCCGAACGGACATTGAGCAAGTTATAACCAGATGTGGAAGTTTTGGCAATGTTCCTCTCATAGGGACAAAAGGAGTTATCAACTATAATCCGAAGCTAGCACTGCGTCAGTTGGGTTTTATACTGAAGGACAAGCCGTTGGATAAAGAGATATTCGAGTCCGTTTGCTTTGAAAAAGGAACCGATCCAGATGGTTTGGAGAAAGTAAGGAGTGCGTGGAACAAAATTCATACAGAAGACCGAACGACCTTGGGGGGAAAGAATGCTATTGCTAAGAAAGCTTATACtgaatgggttgaagaaagaGTTAAGGAGCGCCTgctgcctttcccgaaggttagccCTCTATATGAACAACCACCTGAGATTTTAACTGCCACTGTACCAGCTGAGGAGTACAACCAAGTACATGTAGAGAATATCAGGTTGCGAGAAAAAGGGGAGGACGCTAAAATAAAGTACTTCTTGGTGGATCAgaaaagggctgaattagcacatgag AGGGTAGCAATcaagaagaagcttgaagaggaaaTTACTCAAAGGTTAGCTGTGGAGACACAACTCAAAGGTAGTCATCTCCGTtccgctcgactaacagaagagaatgcAAAGCTCAGAAACCAGATAGCAGAAATGGAAAGTACATCTGAAAAGAATACCCTCCCTGATTGCAAAGGATGTGAGAGATTGGTGGCCCACTGTGATATGTTAGATGGGCAGTTGTTTCGCAAAGATGTGGTGATTCAAAGTTTtgtcaaaggaagagatcgagaagtgACTAAGAAGATGTtcgatgaaactaagaagtggagcgacgagcaCTTCAAACAAGGAGGACCTTTGTTTTACACCAAGATGGATTAG